DNA sequence from the Lysinibacillus sp. OF-1 genome:
AACATCACCGTATATTGCAGAAGTACTTTCTAAGTTTAAGAAAAAAGAGCAAGTGAGTATGCACAATGAACAAAAGCAAGATTCATTTGGCAAACTATTTGAAAAAAAGATATCTGAAATAAAACAGGAGCGTAGTGATGAGATAGAGAGATGGAAGCAAAAGGAGAAGGATGATAAATGAATGATTTAATCAATGTTTTTTCCAATAGCGATCCAACCAACGTCTCTACGTCTGTTAAGCTCCTACTGTTACTAACGGTTTTATCTCTTGCACCGAGTATCTTAATATTAATGACATCTTTCGCTAGAATTGTCATTGTCTTATCCTTTGTGCGGACGGCATTAGCGACACAGCAAATGCCACCAAATCAAGTGATTGTTGGTCTAGCACTATTTTTAACGTTCTTTATTATGGCACCAACTTTTCAAGAGGTGAATAAAGAGGCGTTACAGCCGTTATTTGCTGAGGAGATTGGTTTAGAAGAAGCATATGATCGTGCTAGTGCACCATTTAAAGA
Encoded proteins:
- the fliP gene encoding flagellar type III secretion system pore protein FliP (The bacterial flagellar biogenesis protein FliP forms a type III secretion system (T3SS)-type pore required for flagellar assembly.), coding for MNDLINVFSNSDPTNVSTSVKLLLLLTVLSLAPSILILMTSFARIVIVLSFVRTALATQQMPPNQVIVGLALFLTFFIMAPTFQEVNKEALQPLFAEEIGLEEAYDRASAPFKEFMSKHTRQKDLELFLSYNQAEKPASVEEIPLTMLVPAFALSEIKTAFQIGFMIFIPFLVIDMIVASTLMSMGMMMLPPVMISLPFKILLFVLVDGWYLVMKSLLQSF